Proteins encoded together in one Oxalobacteraceae sp. CFBP 8761 window:
- the paaJ gene encoding phenylacetate-CoA oxygenase subunit PaaJ: MNALAVSVEQVWAWLGEVADPEIPVISIVDLGIVRDVALDDDTWVVTITPTYSGCPAMTVIADSVGDALRAHGLERVRIATRLAPAWTTDWMSAAGKAALTGYGIAPPVQQAIDISGLHAGIRRRAAPAVSCPHCGSASTQLTSEFGSTPCKALYKCLDCREPFDYFKCH; the protein is encoded by the coding sequence ATGAATGCGCTGGCCGTGTCGGTCGAGCAGGTCTGGGCCTGGCTGGGCGAAGTCGCTGATCCGGAAATCCCCGTCATCTCGATCGTCGACCTGGGCATCGTGCGTGACGTGGCCCTGGACGACGACACGTGGGTGGTCACGATCACGCCCACGTATTCGGGCTGTCCGGCCATGACCGTGATTGCCGACAGCGTGGGCGACGCATTGCGCGCGCATGGCCTCGAGCGCGTGCGCATCGCCACGCGCCTGGCGCCCGCCTGGACCACCGACTGGATGAGCGCTGCCGGCAAGGCCGCGCTCACCGGCTACGGCATTGCGCCGCCCGTGCAGCAGGCGATCGACATCAGCGGCCTGCACGCCGGCATCCGCCGCCGCGCCGCGCCGGCCGTGAGCTGCCCGCACTGCGGTTCGGCCAGCACCCAGCTGACCAGCGAATTCGGCTCGACCCCGTGCAAGGCGCTCTACAAGTGCCTCGATTGCCGCGAGCCGTTCGATTACTTCAAGTGTCATTAG
- the paaK gene encoding phenylacetate-CoA oxygenase/reductase subunit PaaK: MSQFHPLTVSKVKHETRDAVCVTFDVPPALKETFAFRQGQYLTLRATIDGDEVRRSYSICSAVQDDQLRVAIKRTPGGQFSSWANDSLQPGAQLDVMPPSGNFNVPLDAASARHYLAFAAGSGITPILSIVKTTLLAEPGSRFTIVYGNRASSSVLFRDELTDLKDQYMDRLRLVYVMSREQQDIELFNGRITEDKCTQFLRQWIDIKAIDVAFICGPEDMMHGVSRALQAAGLAKEQIRIELFAASAPTRERTPRAVAASARQHTEVTVIMDGSAASFTMDRDTESLLDAGLRAGIDMRYSCKGGVCSTCRCKVLDGEVEMDVNYALEDYEVARGFVLSCQSFPVTDKVVVDFDIAE; the protein is encoded by the coding sequence ATGAGCCAATTCCATCCACTCACCGTCAGCAAGGTGAAACACGAAACGCGCGACGCCGTGTGCGTGACATTCGACGTGCCGCCGGCATTGAAAGAGACCTTCGCCTTCCGCCAGGGCCAGTACCTGACGCTGCGCGCCACGATCGATGGCGACGAGGTGCGCCGCTCGTACTCGATCTGTTCGGCGGTGCAGGACGACCAGCTGCGCGTGGCGATCAAGCGCACGCCCGGCGGCCAGTTCTCCAGCTGGGCCAACGACAGCCTGCAACCGGGCGCGCAGCTGGACGTCATGCCCCCGAGTGGCAACTTCAACGTGCCGCTCGACGCGGCCAGCGCCCGCCACTACCTGGCGTTTGCTGCCGGCAGCGGGATCACGCCGATCCTGTCGATCGTCAAGACCACGCTGCTGGCCGAGCCGGGCAGCCGCTTCACGATCGTCTACGGCAACCGCGCCTCGTCGAGCGTGCTGTTTCGCGACGAACTCACGGACCTCAAGGACCAGTACATGGACCGCCTGCGCCTGGTCTACGTGATGAGCCGCGAGCAGCAGGACATTGAACTCTTCAACGGCCGGATCACCGAAGACAAGTGCACGCAGTTCCTGCGCCAGTGGATCGACATCAAGGCCATCGACGTCGCCTTCATCTGCGGCCCCGAAGACATGATGCATGGCGTCTCGCGCGCGCTGCAGGCGGCCGGGCTGGCCAAGGAGCAGATCCGCATCGAGCTGTTTGCCGCGAGCGCGCCAACCCGCGAGCGCACGCCGCGCGCGGTTGCCGCCAGCGCGCGCCAGCACACCGAAGTGACCGTGATCATGGACGGCAGCGCCGCCAGCTTCACGATGGACCGGGACACCGAATCGCTGCTGGACGCGGGCCTGCGCGCCGGCATCGACATGCGCTATTCGTGCAAGGGCGGCGTGTGCTCGACCTGCCGCTGCAAGGTGCTTGATGGCGAAGTGGAGATGGACGTGAACTACGCGCTGGAAGACTATGAAGTCGCGCGCGGGTTCGTGCTCAGCTGCCAGAGTTTCCCGGTGACCGACAAGGTGGTGGTGGATTTCGATATCGCCGAATAA
- a CDS encoding 2-(1,2-epoxy-1,2-dihydrophenyl)acetyl-CoA isomerase, giving the protein MNYDSIQFKADGGVAVLTLNRPDRLNSFTRAMHLEVRDALTCVQADQSVRVLVLTGAGRGFCAGQDLADRAVDPGAPGVDLGASVEEFYAPLVLTLKNLPMPVICAVNGVAAGAGANLALACDIVLAAQSASFIEAFSKLGLIPDTGGTWHLPRLIGPARAMGLAMLGEKLSAEKAEAWGLIWRCVPDDVLMDEALAMAKHFAAAPTKGLAFTKRAFQASYANTLEQQLQLEADMMRELGNSHDYREGVAAFLAKRAPQFKGE; this is encoded by the coding sequence ATGAACTACGACAGCATCCAGTTCAAGGCAGATGGCGGCGTCGCCGTCCTGACCCTGAACCGCCCCGATCGCCTCAACAGCTTCACCCGTGCCATGCACCTCGAAGTGCGTGATGCGCTCACGTGCGTGCAGGCCGACCAGTCCGTGCGCGTGCTGGTGCTGACCGGCGCCGGCCGTGGCTTTTGCGCGGGCCAGGATCTGGCCGACCGCGCGGTCGACCCGGGCGCGCCGGGTGTCGATCTGGGCGCGTCGGTCGAAGAGTTCTATGCGCCGCTCGTGCTGACGCTGAAGAATCTGCCGATGCCCGTCATCTGCGCCGTCAACGGCGTGGCCGCCGGCGCAGGCGCCAACCTGGCGCTGGCCTGCGACATCGTGCTGGCCGCGCAATCGGCCAGCTTCATCGAAGCGTTCAGCAAACTGGGCCTGATCCCCGACACCGGCGGCACCTGGCATTTGCCGCGCCTGATCGGCCCTGCGCGCGCGATGGGCCTGGCCATGCTGGGCGAAAAGCTCAGCGCCGAAAAAGCCGAAGCCTGGGGCCTGATCTGGCGCTGCGTGCCGGACGACGTGCTGATGGACGAAGCGCTGGCCATGGCGAAACACTTTGCCGCCGCGCCGACCAAGGGCCTGGCATTCACCAAGCGCGCCTTCCAGGCCAGCTACGCCAACACCTTGGAGCAGCAATTGCAGCTCGAAGCCGACATGATGCGCGAACTCGGTAACAGCCACGACTACCGCGAAGGCGTCGCCGCATTCCTGGCAAAGCGCGCGCCGCAGTTCAAGGGGGAGTGA
- the paaC gene encoding 3-hydroxyacyl-CoA dehydrogenase PaaC has translation MQSLPPHSTVAVIGSGAMGAGIAQVAATAGHQVLLFDTRTGAADKAIAEIGATYARLVAKGRMGAVESDLARERLRRIDALHEASGAVLVIEAIVEDLQIKRALFAALEAVVASDCILATNTSSISVTAIGAQLAHPERLVGMHFFNPAPLMALVEVVSGLATGREVAQVVYATAEKWGKSPVHAKSTPGFIVNRVARPFYGEALRLLLEQAADVATLDAVMRECGGFRMGPFELMDLIGHDVNFSVTNSVFAAYFGDPRFTPSVLQQELVNAGYLGRKTGRGFYRYGDGVDMPVVPSEAACDRPAAVKYAGAPGSVDALVARLQASGIELTEIEAAPGLYCGGAAIHLTDGRSATERAQADNQRDTIVFDLLFDAAMAPRIALARADGCSDDAWRAAVGLFQAAGFVVTRLDDVPGLAVMRTVAMLANEAADAVHQGVCSARAVDIAMQKGVSYPRGPLAWLDAIGMGQVVTVLSNLAATYGEDRYRVSPLLRRKLAADPQGARFHA, from the coding sequence ATGCAGTCACTGCCACCGCATTCGACGGTTGCCGTCATCGGCAGCGGCGCAATGGGCGCGGGCATCGCTCAGGTCGCGGCCACGGCCGGCCATCAGGTGCTGCTGTTCGATACCCGGACCGGCGCCGCCGACAAGGCGATCGCGGAGATCGGCGCCACCTATGCGCGCCTGGTCGCGAAGGGCCGCATGGGCGCCGTCGAATCCGATCTCGCGCGCGAGCGTCTGCGCCGCATCGATGCCTTGCACGAAGCGTCCGGTGCGGTGCTCGTCATCGAGGCCATTGTCGAAGACCTGCAAATCAAGCGCGCGCTGTTTGCCGCACTCGAAGCCGTCGTCGCCAGTGACTGCATCCTGGCGACCAACACGTCGTCGATCTCGGTCACGGCCATCGGCGCGCAACTGGCGCATCCCGAACGCCTGGTCGGCATGCACTTCTTTAATCCGGCGCCGCTGATGGCGCTGGTGGAAGTGGTCAGCGGCCTGGCGACCGGACGCGAGGTCGCGCAGGTCGTGTATGCCACCGCCGAAAAATGGGGCAAGAGCCCCGTGCATGCGAAATCGACGCCCGGTTTCATCGTCAACCGCGTGGCGCGCCCGTTCTATGGCGAAGCCCTGCGCCTGCTGCTCGAACAGGCGGCCGACGTGGCCACGCTCGATGCCGTCATGCGCGAATGCGGCGGTTTCCGCATGGGGCCCTTCGAATTGATGGACCTGATCGGTCACGACGTCAACTTCTCGGTCACGAATTCCGTGTTCGCGGCGTACTTTGGCGATCCGCGCTTCACGCCATCCGTGCTGCAGCAGGAGCTGGTCAATGCGGGTTATTTGGGCCGCAAGACGGGGCGCGGGTTCTATCGCTATGGCGACGGGGTGGACATGCCAGTCGTGCCGTCCGAAGCTGCCTGCGACCGGCCGGCGGCGGTCAAGTACGCGGGTGCTCCCGGCAGCGTCGATGCGCTCGTCGCGCGGCTGCAGGCTTCCGGCATCGAGCTGACCGAGATCGAAGCGGCACCCGGCCTGTACTGCGGCGGCGCGGCGATCCATCTTACTGACGGGCGCAGTGCCACCGAGCGCGCGCAGGCGGATAACCAGCGTGACACGATCGTGTTCGACCTGCTGTTCGACGCTGCCATGGCGCCGCGCATCGCGCTCGCACGCGCTGACGGGTGCAGCGATGACGCTTGGCGCGCGGCAGTCGGCCTGTTCCAGGCTGCCGGCTTCGTCGTCACGCGCCTGGACGACGTCCCGGGCCTGGCCGTGATGCGCACGGTGGCGATGCTGGCCAACGAAGCGGCCGACGCTGTCCACCAGGGCGTGTGCAGCGCGCGCGCCGTGGACATCGCGATGCAGAAGGGCGTGAGTTATCCGCGTGGGCCGCTGGCCTGGTTGGATGCGATTGGCATGGGGCAGGTCGTGACCGTGCTGTCGAATCTGGCCGCCACGTATGGCGAAGACCGGTATCGCGTCTCGCCGCTGTTGCGCCGCAAACTGGCCGCCGATCCGCAGGGAGCGCGCTTTCATGCATGA
- the paaI gene encoding hydroxyphenylacetyl-CoA thioesterase PaaI → MHENPQALAELAGRTMFERDPASQALGMVLAEIRPGYARMTMTVRADMLNGHATCHGGYIFMLADSAFAFACNSHNLSTVGAGCTIDYLAPGRAGDVLVADATEQALQGKTGVYDVTVKTADGRTIALFRGKSHRIGGTVAPVDA, encoded by the coding sequence ATGCATGAAAACCCTCAGGCGCTGGCCGAGCTGGCCGGACGCACGATGTTCGAACGCGACCCGGCCAGCCAGGCGCTGGGCATGGTGCTGGCCGAGATCCGGCCCGGCTACGCGCGCATGACGATGACCGTGCGCGCCGACATGCTCAACGGGCACGCGACCTGCCACGGCGGCTATATCTTCATGCTGGCCGACAGCGCCTTTGCTTTCGCCTGCAACTCGCACAACCTCAGCACGGTGGGCGCCGGCTGCACGATCGACTATCTCGCGCCAGGGCGCGCGGGCGACGTGCTGGTTGCCGACGCCACCGAGCAGGCGTTGCAGGGTAAAACCGGCGTCTACGACGTCACGGTGAAGACCGCGGACGGGCGCACCATCGCGCTGTTTCGCGGCAAGTCGCATCGCATCGGCGGCACCGTGGCGCCCGTGGACGCCTGA
- the paaF gene encoding phenylacetate--CoA ligase, translating into MVQHLPAPGDLEPIERASRDELQALQLQRLRWTLQHAYDNVPHYRAAFDAAGVHPADLKSLADLAKFPFTEKKALRDNYPFGMFAVPREQVVRVHASSGTTGKPTVVGYTQNDIDTWANIVARSIRAAGGRRGDLVHIAYGYGLFTGGLGAHYGAERLGCTVVPMSGGQTEKQVQLICDFKPSIIMVTPSYMLNIVEEFTRQGLDPAASSLQVGIFGAEPWTDAMRREIETRAGIDAVDIYGLSEVMGPGVASECIESKDGPVIWEDHFYPEIIDPDTGEVLPDGEEGELVFTSLTKEALPIIRYRTRDLTRLLPPTSRAMRRMGRITGRSDDMLIIRGVNVFPSQIEELVLRMPALAPHYQLVVARDGHLDTLEVLCELRDTLLAPDAIEAQARELQHCIKTYVGVTTRVRLLPPQGIERTLTGKARRVVDGRPKQ; encoded by the coding sequence ATGGTCCAACACCTTCCCGCACCGGGCGACCTGGAACCGATCGAGCGCGCCAGCCGCGACGAATTGCAGGCGCTGCAACTGCAACGCCTGCGATGGACGCTGCAGCACGCGTATGACAACGTGCCGCATTACCGTGCCGCGTTCGACGCGGCCGGCGTGCACCCGGCCGATCTCAAGTCTTTGGCCGACCTGGCGAAATTTCCGTTCACCGAAAAGAAAGCCCTGCGCGACAACTACCCGTTCGGCATGTTCGCCGTGCCGCGCGAGCAGGTGGTACGCGTGCATGCCTCGTCCGGCACCACCGGCAAGCCCACCGTGGTCGGCTACACGCAGAACGATATCGACACCTGGGCCAACATCGTGGCGCGTTCGATCCGCGCCGCCGGCGGGCGCCGGGGCGACCTGGTGCACATCGCCTACGGCTACGGGCTGTTCACCGGCGGCCTGGGTGCGCACTACGGCGCCGAGCGTCTCGGTTGCACGGTGGTGCCGATGTCGGGCGGGCAGACCGAAAAACAGGTGCAGCTGATCTGCGACTTCAAGCCATCGATCATCATGGTCACGCCGTCATACATGCTCAACATCGTCGAGGAATTCACGCGCCAGGGGCTCGACCCGGCAGCGTCGTCGCTACAGGTCGGCATCTTCGGCGCCGAACCGTGGACCGACGCGATGCGGCGAGAGATCGAGACGCGCGCCGGCATCGATGCGGTCGACATCTACGGCCTGTCGGAGGTGATGGGCCCCGGCGTGGCGAGCGAATGCATCGAGAGCAAGGATGGCCCGGTGATCTGGGAAGACCATTTCTACCCCGAGATCATCGACCCCGATACGGGCGAGGTGCTGCCCGACGGCGAGGAAGGCGAGCTGGTATTCACGTCGCTGACCAAGGAAGCGCTGCCGATCATCCGCTACCGCACGCGTGACCTGACACGCCTGCTGCCACCGACCTCGCGCGCGATGCGCCGCATGGGCCGCATCACGGGGCGCTCGGACGACATGCTGATCATCCGCGGCGTGAACGTGTTCCCCAGCCAGATCGAAGAACTGGTGCTGCGCATGCCCGCACTGGCGCCGCACTACCAGCTGGTCGTGGCGCGCGACGGCCATCTCGACACGCTCGAGGTGCTGTGCGAACTGCGCGATACGCTGCTTGCGCCTGACGCCATCGAGGCGCAGGCGCGTGAACTGCAGCACTGCATCAAGACCTATGTCGGCGTGACCACGCGCGTGCGCCTGCTGCCGCCGCAAGGCATCGAGCGCACGCTGACGGGCAAGGCCCGGCGCGTGGTCGATGGCCGTCCCAAACAATGA
- the pcaF gene encoding 3-oxoadipyl-CoA thiolase, with translation MLDAFICDAIRTPFGRYGGLLSTVRADDLAALPIAALMARNPGVDWTQVDDLFYGCANQAGEDNRNVGRMAALLAGLPQDVPANTINRLCGSGMDAIGTAARAIKAGEAHLVIAGGVESMTRAPFVMGKADSAFSRAAKIEDTTLGWRFVNPRMKAQYGIDSMPETAENVAREFNVSRADQDAFALRSQQRWAQAHAAGVFKDEIVPVTLQGKKETRIVDTDEQPRADSSIEALAKLKGVVSPDGSVTAGNASSLNDGACALLLASGEAAARHGLTPRARVIGMATVGLAPRIMGFGPAPAVRKLLVQTGLRLDQMDVIELNEAFAAQGLAVLRDLGLPDDAAHVNPNGGAIALGHPLGASGARLVMTAVNQLHRTGGRYALCTMCIGVGQGIALIVERV, from the coding sequence ATGCTTGACGCTTTCATCTGCGACGCCATCCGCACACCCTTCGGCCGCTATGGCGGGCTGCTCTCGACCGTGCGCGCCGACGACCTGGCCGCGCTGCCCATCGCCGCGCTGATGGCCCGCAATCCCGGCGTGGACTGGACCCAGGTCGACGACCTGTTTTACGGCTGCGCGAACCAGGCGGGCGAAGACAACCGCAACGTCGGCCGCATGGCCGCGCTGCTGGCCGGACTGCCGCAGGACGTGCCGGCCAACACGATCAACCGCTTGTGCGGCTCCGGCATGGACGCCATCGGCACCGCCGCGCGCGCGATCAAGGCCGGTGAAGCGCACCTGGTGATCGCGGGTGGCGTCGAGAGCATGACACGCGCGCCGTTCGTCATGGGCAAGGCCGACAGCGCGTTTTCGCGCGCGGCGAAAATCGAGGACACGACGCTCGGCTGGCGCTTTGTCAATCCGCGCATGAAGGCGCAGTACGGCATCGACTCGATGCCCGAGACGGCCGAAAACGTGGCGCGCGAATTCAATGTGAGCCGCGCCGACCAGGACGCGTTCGCGCTGCGCAGCCAGCAACGCTGGGCGCAGGCGCATGCCGCCGGCGTCTTCAAGGACGAGATCGTGCCGGTCACGCTCCAGGGCAAGAAAGAAACGCGCATCGTCGACACCGACGAACAGCCGCGCGCCGATTCCAGCATCGAGGCGCTGGCGAAGCTGAAGGGTGTGGTGAGCCCGGACGGCTCGGTCACCGCCGGCAATGCATCGAGCCTGAACGACGGCGCCTGCGCGCTGCTGCTGGCCTCTGGCGAGGCTGCAGCGCGCCACGGCTTGACCCCACGCGCCCGCGTGATCGGCATGGCCACCGTCGGCCTGGCGCCGCGCATCATGGGCTTCGGCCCGGCGCCGGCTGTCAGGAAGCTGCTGGTGCAGACGGGCTTGAGGCTGGACCAGATGGACGTGATCGAATTGAACGAAGCGTTTGCCGCGCAGGGCCTGGCCGTGCTGCGCGACCTGGGCCTGCCGGACGATGCGGCGCACGTGAACCCGAACGGCGGCGCGATCGCGCTGGGCCATCCGCTGGGCGCGTCCGGTGCGCGCCTCGTCATGACCGCAGTGAACCAGCTGCACCGCACGGGCGGACGCTACGCGCTGTGCACGATGTGCATCGGCGTCGGCCAGGGCATCGCCCTGATCGTCGAGCGGGTCTAG
- a CDS encoding phenylacetic acid degradation protein PaaY yields the protein MVKVYEIDGVRPVVHPSAYVHPSAVLIGDVIVGPRCYIGPCASLRGDFGRLILEEGANLQDACVMHGFPLEDTVVEVDGHIGHGAVLHGCRVGRNAMVGMNAVVMDKAVVGAESIVAAMSFVKAGMVIPPRSMVMGTPAKVVRALSDEDVAWKSFGTRQYHELAVRSLQTMREVDADTAVAPDRGRIAFDTSALHTPKS from the coding sequence ATGGTCAAAGTCTACGAAATCGATGGCGTGCGGCCCGTCGTGCATCCGAGCGCCTACGTGCATCCTTCTGCCGTGCTGATCGGCGACGTGATCGTCGGCCCGCGCTGCTATATCGGCCCGTGCGCGAGCCTGCGCGGCGACTTCGGGCGCCTGATCCTCGAAGAAGGCGCCAACCTGCAGGATGCGTGCGTCATGCACGGCTTTCCGCTGGAAGACACCGTGGTCGAAGTCGATGGCCACATCGGCCACGGCGCCGTGCTGCATGGCTGCCGCGTGGGGCGCAATGCGATGGTCGGCATGAACGCGGTGGTGATGGACAAGGCGGTCGTCGGCGCGGAGTCGATCGTCGCCGCGATGAGTTTCGTGAAAGCGGGGATGGTGATCCCGCCGCGCTCGATGGTCATGGGCACGCCGGCCAAGGTGGTGCGCGCCTTGAGCGACGAGGACGTCGCGTGGAAGAGTTTCGGCACGCGCCAGTACCACGAACTGGCCGTGCGCTCGCTGCAGACGATGCGCGAAGTCGATGCCGACACTGCCGTGGCGCCGGACCGGGGCCGCATTGCATTCGACACGAGCGCGCTGCACACGCCGAAGTCCTGA
- the paaZ gene encoding phenylacetic acid degradation bifunctional protein PaaZ, producing the protein MGHIPTLQSLIAGRWHGAASHTPLHSALDSTLIYHTHAEKIDFDEALTFARKTGVKTLMRQTFQERAAVLKALALYLMERKEELYAISHLTGATRQDSWVDVEGGIGTLFAYASMGSRELPSSNVLHEGPAIALGKQGGFAGTHILVPRGGVAVHINAFNFPIWGLLEKFAPSFLAAMPCIAKPATATSYLTHAVVKMMVDSDLLPDGALQLVIGSTGDLLDRLGGFDAVTFTGSADTAAMLRANGNLIRASVPFTAEADSLNCAVLAPDVTPSDPEFDLFVKEVAREMSGKAGQKCTAIRRVIVPEALVDAVGERLRERLAKITVGNPNVEGVRMGALASMDQHRDVSARVELLARGNEVLFGAGDGFKPVGENVASGAFFSPTLLLCRNAMDNDAVHDVEAFGPVSTLMTYTDIDEALELAARGKGSLVTTFATKDPALAAYAVPIVAASHGRVLILDREAAVDSTGHGSPLPQLKHGGPGRAGGGEELGGIRAVKHFLQRAAVQGSPTMLGAVTGEYVRGGAVKESDLHPFRRHFEDLEVGHSLLTHRRTVSEADIVNFGGVSGDYFYMHFDAIAAKDTQFGQRIAHGYFVLSAAAGLFVSPAPGPVLANYGLDNLRFVAPVAIGDTIRARLTCKRKVDRNRTDEQGRGQGVVAWDVQVTNQRDELVASYDILTLVQKRT; encoded by the coding sequence ATGGGCCACATCCCGACACTGCAAAGCCTGATCGCCGGCCGCTGGCACGGCGCCGCATCGCACACGCCGCTGCACAGCGCGCTCGACAGCACCCTGATCTATCACACGCACGCCGAGAAGATCGACTTCGACGAAGCGCTCACCTTCGCGCGCAAGACGGGCGTCAAGACGTTGATGCGCCAGACGTTCCAGGAGCGCGCCGCCGTGCTGAAGGCGCTCGCGCTGTACCTGATGGAGCGCAAGGAAGAACTGTATGCGATCTCGCACCTGACCGGCGCGACGCGCCAGGACAGCTGGGTCGACGTCGAAGGCGGCATCGGCACGCTGTTTGCCTACGCCAGCATGGGCTCGCGCGAGCTGCCGTCGTCGAATGTGCTGCACGAAGGCCCGGCCATCGCGCTGGGCAAGCAGGGCGGCTTTGCCGGCACCCACATCCTGGTGCCGCGCGGCGGCGTGGCGGTGCACATCAACGCCTTCAACTTCCCGATCTGGGGCTTGCTCGAAAAATTTGCGCCAAGCTTCCTGGCTGCGATGCCGTGCATCGCCAAACCGGCCACCGCCACCAGCTATCTGACCCACGCAGTGGTCAAGATGATGGTGGACTCGGACCTGCTGCCCGACGGCGCGCTGCAGCTCGTGATCGGCAGCACGGGTGACCTGCTTGATCGCCTCGGTGGCTTTGACGCCGTCACGTTCACCGGGTCGGCCGACACGGCCGCGATGCTGCGCGCGAACGGGAACCTGATTCGCGCCTCGGTGCCGTTCACCGCCGAAGCCGACTCGCTCAATTGCGCCGTGCTGGCGCCCGACGTGACACCGTCCGATCCCGAGTTCGACCTGTTCGTCAAGGAAGTCGCGCGCGAGATGAGCGGCAAGGCGGGCCAGAAGTGCACGGCGATCCGGCGCGTGATCGTGCCGGAAGCGCTGGTCGACGCGGTCGGTGAGCGGCTGCGCGAGCGGCTGGCGAAGATCACGGTAGGCAATCCGAATGTGGAGGGCGTGCGCATGGGCGCACTGGCGTCGATGGACCAGCACCGCGACGTGAGCGCACGGGTCGAACTGCTCGCGCGCGGCAACGAGGTGCTGTTCGGTGCAGGCGACGGGTTCAAGCCGGTCGGCGAGAACGTCGCCAGCGGCGCGTTCTTCTCGCCCACGCTGCTGTTATGCCGCAATGCGATGGACAACGATGCCGTGCACGACGTGGAAGCGTTCGGCCCGGTCAGCACCTTGATGACCTACACCGACATCGACGAAGCGCTCGAACTGGCGGCACGCGGCAAGGGCAGCCTGGTGACCACCTTTGCGACCAAAGACCCGGCGCTGGCTGCGTACGCGGTGCCGATCGTGGCGGCATCGCACGGCCGCGTGCTGATCCTCGACCGCGAAGCGGCCGTGGACAGTACCGGCCACGGCTCGCCGCTGCCGCAACTCAAGCACGGTGGGCCAGGGCGCGCCGGTGGCGGCGAAGAGCTGGGCGGCATCCGGGCCGTGAAGCATTTCCTGCAGCGCGCTGCGGTGCAGGGCTCGCCCACGATGCTCGGCGCCGTCACGGGCGAATACGTGCGCGGCGGCGCGGTCAAGGAAAGTGACCTGCATCCGTTCCGCCGGCATTTCGAGGACCTGGAAGTTGGTCACTCGCTGCTGACGCACCGGCGCACGGTGAGCGAAGCCGACATCGTCAACTTCGGCGGTGTTTCGGGGGACTACTTCTACATGCACTTCGACGCCATCGCGGCCAAGGACACGCAGTTCGGGCAGCGCATCGCGCACGGTTACTTCGTGCTGTCGGCGGCGGCGGGCCTGTTTGTCTCGCCTGCGCCGGGGCCGGTGCTGGCCAATTATGGCCTGGACAACCTGCGCTTCGTGGCACCGGTGGCGATCGGCGACACGATCCGCGCGCGCCTGACGTGCAAGCGCAAGGTCGATCGCAACCGGACGGACGAACAGGGCCGGGGGCAGGGCGTGGTGGCGTGGGATGTGCAGGTGACCAACCAGCGCGATGAGCTGGTGGCCAGTTATGACATTTTGACGTTGGTGCAGAAGCGCACGTGA
- a CDS encoding HAD-IA family hydrolase, translated as MTALPARDYAAFLFDMDGTILTSIIAAERVWADWARSHGLDVDVFLPTIHGKRSVDTVRGLGLPDIDAEEEAHRITLAEIEDVDGIEAIAGVAAFLATLPAERWAIVTSAPRALAQARIAAAGLPLPPVLVAAEDVKHGKPAPDPFLLGAEKLGMRPEECLVFEDTLAGLQSAAAAGMDSVMVTATHKHPVETDVTGVPDYDDLRAIRTGEGLLRLQRTRS; from the coding sequence ATGACCGCATTGCCCGCACGCGACTACGCCGCCTTCCTGTTCGACATGGACGGCACCATCCTGACATCCATCATCGCCGCCGAGCGCGTCTGGGCCGACTGGGCCCGCAGCCACGGACTGGACGTCGACGTGTTCCTGCCGACGATCCACGGCAAGCGCAGCGTCGACACCGTGCGCGGCCTGGGCCTGCCCGACATCGACGCCGAAGAAGAAGCGCACCGCATCACGCTGGCCGAGATCGAGGACGTTGACGGCATCGAAGCGATTGCCGGCGTGGCTGCTTTCCTGGCCACGCTGCCAGCGGAGCGCTGGGCGATCGTGACGTCGGCGCCACGCGCGCTGGCGCAGGCGCGCATTGCTGCAGCCGGCCTGCCGCTGCCGCCGGTGCTGGTCGCAGCCGAAGACGTCAAGCACGGCAAGCCGGCGCCGGACCCGTTCCTGCTCGGCGCCGAAAAGCTGGGCATGCGCCCGGAAGAATGCCTCGTGTTCGAAGACACGCTGGCCGGCCTGCAATCGGCCGCCGCTGCCGGCATGGACAGTGTGATGGTCACCGCGACGCACAAGCATCCGGTCGAGACCGACGTGACGGGCGTGCCGGATTACGACGATTTGCGGGCGATCCGCACGGGTGAAGGCTTGCTGCGCCTGCAGCGCACGCGCTCGTAA